The window CGCCCCGATGACGACGCCCATCTCCCCCGCCTCGGCCGCAACGCTCGATACACCGCGCCGAGGAAGGCGTAAGCCGAACCCGACGCCGGCGTGATGATCAGGTCAGTCGGAGAATCACAACGTCACCACCAGGGCGAACGTCCCCGATGAACTCTGGGCCCCCATGCGAGCAGCCCCGCCGGCGGTGACGATGCCGAGACCTGACGAGGCACCGGCGCCATTGCGGCGCACGCGTACGCGCAAACCCGCGTCGCGCAGCCGGTCGAGTGCACGCCACACCTCGGCAGGACCGCCACGGGCCGCAGGCGAGGTGCCGCCCCGTTTGCGCTCGGAGCGTTTGGGGTTCGACGGCTTCGTCGATGAGGACTCCGGCGCGAGGCACACCCGTCGACCGGGTTCTCTGCGATGCCCCCGGGCTCGCGGAGCTTACGCAAAGGTGATCCCAGGGGTCTTGACGGCACAGTTGTGAGCGTTAACACTCTTGTAACGCCAGGCCAGAGGAGTGCGGCCGGGTCATGCACCCCCCGGCCGGCACAGCCCACGGCGCCGACCGGAAACACCCGGGCCGCGCCAGGCCGGGCCCCTCGTCACGCCGAGTCGCGGCGTATCACTGGAGGAATCGTGCGAAGAATCTCGACAGGTTTCGTTGTGGCGGCCCTCGGCCTGACACTGGCGGGTTGCGGCCAGAGCGCGAACGGCGCCGGGAGCGATGCGGACGGGGGCGACGCCAAGGGGGGCCTGGTCGGGATCGCCATGCCGACCAAGTCCTCCGAACGCTGGATCAACGACGGCGCCAACATGGTCAAGCAATTCCAGGCCAAGGGCTACAAGACGGACCTCCAGTTCGGCGACAACGTCGTGGAGAACCAGGTCGCCCAGGTCGAGAACATGATCACCAAGGGTGCCAAGCTTCTGGTGATCGCCCCGATCGACGGCTCCTCGCTCAGCGACGTGCTCCAGAAGGCCGCCGACGCGAAGATCCGGGTCATCTCCTATGACCGCCTGATCCGCGGTACCGGGGACGTCGACTACTACGCCACCTTCGACAACTACAAGGTCGGCGTCCTGCAGGCCACGTACATCACCGACCGGCTCGGTCTCCGGGACGGCAAGGGCCCCTTCAACATCGAGCTCTTCGCCGGATCGCCGGACGACAACAACGCCGCGTTCTTCTACCAGGGCGCCATGAGCGTCCTGCGGCCCCACATCGATGCCAAGAAGCTCGTGGTCAGGAGCGGCCAGACGGAGTTCGCCCAGGCGGCCACCCTGCGCTGGGACGGCGGCGTGGCCCAGTCCCGGATGGACAAC of the Streptomyces sp. NBC_01426 genome contains:
- the chvE gene encoding multiple monosaccharide ABC transporter substrate-binding protein, yielding MAALGLTLAGCGQSANGAGSDADGGDAKGGLVGIAMPTKSSERWINDGANMVKQFQAKGYKTDLQFGDNVVENQVAQVENMITKGAKLLVIAPIDGSSLSDVLQKAADAKIRVISYDRLIRGTGDVDYYATFDNYKVGVLQATYITDRLGLRDGKGPFNIELFAGSPDDNNAAFFYQGAMSVLRPHIDAKKLVVRSGQTEFAQAATLRWDGGVAQSRMDNLLSKAYSSATVDAVLSPYDGISIGVVSSLKGVGYGGAGKPLPIVTGQDAELASVKSIIAGEQTQTVYKDTRELAKVAVQMGDALLTGRKPEVNDTKQYDNGVKVVPSYLLQPVSVDKENYRKLLVDSGQYTAGQLN